The genomic DNA CGGCCGCGAGTCGCTCTCGCGCTACCAGGCGACCCGCGAGGAGCCACTGGAGATCGACTGGCACCCGTTCGACCTCCGCTCGAACAAGCGCCGGCCCGACGGGAGCATCGACCACTCCGTCGACGACGGGAAGGACGAGGCGTACTTCGAGCAGGCGAAGGAGAACGTCCGACGGCTGCAGGAGCGCTACGGCGTGGAGATGACGCTCGAGGTCGCGATGGAGGTGGACTCGCTGCCCGCGCAGCTGGTCTCCTACCACGTGAAACAGCAGGAGCCGTACGAGACGTGGCTCGCGTTGGACGAGGCGCTGCTGGCGGCGCTGTGGCGCGACGGCCGCGACATCGGCGATACGGACGTGCTCGTCGAGGTCGCGACGGTCGTGGGCCTCGACGGCGACCTCGTCCACGAGGCGCTCGACGACGACACCCTCCGGGCGGAACTCACCGAGCAGTTCGATGCGGCCCAGGCGACGGGCATCACGGGCGTCCCGACGTTCACCTACGAGGGGTACGCCGCGCGCGGCGCCGTGCCGCCCGAGCAGCTGGAGCGGCTGGTCGAGGGCGCGTAGCCACCCGACCCCGGGACTCTTCGGCCCGGCGGCTCTCGTCGCTCCCGTGTCCTCCGACCGCCCCACGTCGCTCGCCCGGCTCCTCGACCGGGTGGTCCGGCTCGGCTGGAATCACACGGAGCGCCGGCTCCGCCTGCCGTTCCGGCTCGTCCTCGCGCTCGTCGTCGCGGTGCTCGTCTCCCGCGTCGTGAGCGTCGGCATCGGCCTCCTCACGGACAACTACCGCGGCGGCGTCCTGGCGGGCGCGTTCCCGGGCGCCGACCTCGGGACGGTGCTCCGCGTCGTCAGTTCGCTGTCCGCGGCGCTCGGCATCGCCGTCATCGTCGCCGTCGCCGGGGTCGCGCTCGACCGCCGCCGGCTCCCCGACTTCGGCTTCCACGTCGACCGCTCGTGGTGGGCCGACTGTGCCTTCGGGACCGCGCTCGGCGTGGCGCTGATGGCCGGCATCTTCCTCGTCGGCTACGCGGCGGGCTGGTTCCGCGTCGTCGGGACCGCCTTCGCCGAGCCCGGGTTCTCCTTCCTCGGGCTGGTCGCCGGCTATCTCGTCGTCTTCGCCGCCGTCTCGCTGACGGAGGAGCTGATGGTCCGGGGGTACCTGCTGACGAACCTCGCGGAGGGGCTCCGGGTCGGCCCGGTCACCGGCCGCGTCGCGCTCGGTCTCGCCGTCCTCTGCACGTCGGGCCTGTTCGGCTGGCTCCACGCGGGCAACCCGAACGCGACGCTCGTGAGCACGGCCACCATCGCGCTCGCCGGGATCTTCCTCGCGGCGGGCTACGCGCTGACGGGTGAACTCGCGGTCCCACTGGGCCTGCACTTCTCGTGGAACTACGCCCAGGGCGTGCTGTTCGGCTTCCCGGTCAGCGGCCTCCGCGTTGGCGTCGCGCTCGTCCGCACGCGTGAGACGGGCCCGGACCTGGTGACGGGCGGGCGCTTCGGCCCGGAGGCGGGGCTGCTGGGTGTGGTCGCCATCCTGCTCGGTATCGCGGCCATCGCGGGCTGGGTCCGGTTGCGGAGCGGCGACCTGGGGCTGGCCGAGGCCGTGTGGACGCCGGAGCTACGGTGGCGCGAGCGCTGATGCGGTCACGCTCGCGCCGCTACTCGGTGCCCCCGTCCACCAGCTCGCGCTGGAACGCCCGCCCGACGGCGTACAGTTTGGCCAGCGTGTAGAGGCCGAGCGCGACCCCACTGAGCCCGGTGACGATGCTGAGCAGCGCCAGGTCGCCGACCGTGTAGGCGGCCGACTGCTGGGTCAGCTGGAGGTAGCTCGCGGCCGCGAGCCCGACGCCGAACGCGACCATGAACGACGCGGCGACCTGTGCGCTCCGCCACCAGTTGTAGAGGTGGTGCTCCAGCGCCCGGTCGCGCCGCTCGGCCGAGAGCCCCGGCGGGACGAGTGGGCGGCTGAACACGCCCAGCACCAGCCCCAGGCTGGCCGCCTGGACGAACGCCACCAGGCTCCCGACTCGCGCGAGGGGCTGCCGACCGAGCAGGAGGAAGGTCACGAAGTAGGCCAGCAGCGCCGCCGGCGCGAGGAAGTAGTCCACGGGGACCAGCCACTCGCTCGCCCGCCCCGGTTCGAGGTGCGAGCGCATCCCTCGGTACCCGAGCCCCCCGAGGGTCACCACGAACGCCAGCAGCACCACGCCGTCAGCGAGCGAGGGGGCGAGGAGCCGCCCGAGCGCGTCACGGGTCTCGAGTAGCGACGCCAGCAGTGCGACCCCGTAGGTGGCGAACAGGGCGGTGAACGTCCACACCGCACCCCGCTGCTGGAGGCTGTCGGCCATCGGCAGGGGTCTCGTCGGTGGCCGGCAAAGAAGCTCCGACCCGTCCCCGTCAGAACCCGCCCCAGCGCAGGTACACCATCACGAAGACGATGGCGAGCTGGAAGACCCCCTGGATGCCCGCCAGCTTCGCGTTGCGCATCCCGATGTCCGCGATGCGCTGCGTGTCGGGGTCCGTCGAGGTCATCTCCCTGTACATCAGCACCTCGCCGGGCATCAGGACGCCGAAGCCCAGCACGCTGAGCACGACGACGATGCCCAGCGAGACGGCGATAACCGTCGAGGTCATGGCGAACTCGGGGAGCGTCACCGCGAGGTAGGCGACGCTCGCGACCGTGGCGACGGCGAAGACGGCCTGCCAGCGGCGGTCGCCGAACGCGCGGAACTGGTAGCCGATCGACAGCAGCGCCGGCACCACGATGGCGAGGTTCATCAGCGCCAGCCACGGGTCGGCGTTCGGGAAGTAGCCCAGCCGCAGCGCCAGCGTGATGCCGCCGACGATGGTGACCAGCGCCAGCACCGGCATCAGGAACGTCATCTTCGGCGTGAACCGCTGGAAGATGTCGGCGCGGGCGTCCACGTCCAGGCCGCCGATGACCGGCCCCAGCACCGCGGCCATGAACAGGTCGATCCCCGTCCACAGCACGCCGGCCATCACGTGGACGTACGTGTGCTGCTGGACGGTCCCCATCGCCAGCACGTACGCCAGCGCCAGCACCGGCACGGCCACGGCGCCGGCCGCGAACGCCGGGTTCGCTCGATTCCCCATCCCCCGTATCGTCCCGCGAACGGTCGTCGTCGACATCGTGTGTGTCTCCGTCGGCCGGGTCACAAATTCGTTACTCCGGCGGCGACGTTTCGACGGCGGCTCAGGTGTCCGCGTCGACGAACGCCAGGACGTCGTCGGCGCCGACGAACCCCTCGGCGAGCCGCCGGACCGGCTCGCCGTCCTCGAAGTAGACCAGGAGCGGAACGCTCTGGACGGCGAACCGCTCGACCAGCGGCGGGTCGTCGCGGGGGTTGACGAGGCCGACGGCCACGTCGGTCGCGCGGGCGACGTTGCCGAGGACGGGCTCCATCGACGCGCAGATCGAACAGCCCTCCGTGTAGAACTCGATGAGGGCGCGGTCGTTGGCGGCGAGGAAGGCGTCGAGGTCGGCCTCGTCGGCGAGGTTCGTCGGACGGTCGGCGGTCGCGGCGTCGCTCATGCAGTTGGGGACGCACCCGATGCGGTTAAGCACCGTGCCGGGGGGCCTCAGGCGCGCTTCACGACCGTCAGCGCCGCCGTCCCGCCGACGCCGAGCGCGAACCAGTACGAGACGACCCGGTAGACCAGCGCGATGGCGAGCGCGACGGCGGCCGACTCGATGGCCACGGCGACCAGCAGCGCCACGAGGGCGGCCTCGACGCCGCCCAGCCCACCGGGCGTGGGGACCATCCCCGCCAGCGTCGAGGCCGGGACGACGAACAGCACCGTCAGCGGGCTGATGTCGACGCCGAGCGCCTGCCCGGCACAGTACAGCGGGAAGGCGAAGAACACCCAGCCGACGTAGGCGAATCCGACGGCCTTCACCAGCGCGCCCGGGTCCTGCGCGACCCGGCCGAACGCGGCGTAGAGGTCGTCGATGCGGTCGGCGACGCCGTCGACGCTGACGCGGTCGGTCCGCCTCGCGACCGGCGCGACCAGCCGGAGGAGGCCGCTCCGCACCTGCTCGCGCCAGAACCACCCCGCGCCCGTGACGACGGGGATGCCGACGGCCATCCCGAACAGGCCGAAGGCGAGCGGCCGCGTCGCGGCGGGCAGCGACGGCCGGGTCAACAGCACGCCCAGCCCGACGGCCGCGAAGCTGAAGAACGGCAGCAGGTTCAGCAGGTCGGCGGTGACGACCGACGCCAGCGAGTCCTCGTAGCTCGCGTCCGTGTCCCGCGAGAGGACGTACGCGATGAACGGTTCGCCGCCGGCCTGCCCCAGCGGCGTGACGTAGTTGGCGAACGTGGCCGCGAAGTAGGTCACCACCAGTTTCCGGTACGGCACGTCGATGCCGACCACCGCGAGGACGACCTGCCAGGCCTTCCCCCACGAGGCCAGACAGAGCGCCGTCGAGAGACAGCCCAGCACCACCCACTCGTACTCGGCGCCGGCCAGCGCCTGCGAGACCTCCTCCACGCCGAGCCCGACGGTCACGAGGTAGAGGAAGGCGATGGCCACCAGGAAGCCGACGCCGGTCTTCGCCAGCGTCTCGCGGGTGGCGAACTCGACGAACTGCCGGCCGTCGCTCATTATTCCATGTACCCGAGGTCCTGCAGCCGCGACTTCGCGTCGTCGCTCATATCGCCGAGCACGTCGTCGTCGTCGACGTCGGACCACTCGCCGCCGACCCACGCCTCGAACTCGGCGAGCGTCGCCTCCACCTCGGCGACGACGGGGTCGTCGGTCCCGACGTCCTCGGTCTCGCCGGGGTCCGCGTCGAGGCGGTAGCCTTCGTCGGGGATGCGCTCGTTGCGGATGTACTTCCCGTCGGCGCGCCGCGCCGAGCGCATCCGGGAGTAGAACCGCGAGTCCTCCGGCAGCTCGATGCCGGCCTCCTCGGCCTTCGTCTCCAGCTGGTTCAGCTCGACGACGGGGCGGTGGTACTCGACGAAGCCGTACTCGCCGCCCTCGAACTCGCGGGCCTCCTCGCGGAGGAGCGAGCGCGTCGCGTCGAACGCCTCGCCGCCGTGGTCGGGCGTCCCGGCCGCCTCCGTCGCGCCCGCGGCGTCCAGCGTCGTGTGGTAGAGGTCGAGCAGCTCGACGGTCGTCTCGTCGCGCCCCGGCTCCAGCCCGGGCGACTTGACCAGCAGCGGCACGTTCACGAGCGGGTCGTAGATGCAGAACTCGTGGCCGTACAGCCCGTGCTCGCCGTGGAGCTCACCGTGGTCCGCACAGACGACGACCGTGGTATCGTCCCACTGGCCCGTCCGCTTCAGGTGGTCGAACAGGCGCTCCAGCTGGGCGTCGATGTGGCGGATCTCGGCGTCGTACAGCCCGCGGATATCCTCGAACTCGGACTCGGAGATGTCCCGGGCCCCGCAGTTGTACTCCTTCGAGTTCTGACAGACGGCCTCGGGGTCCACCCCGGGCGCGAACTCCTCCCGATATTCGTCGGGCGGGTAGATCGGCAGGTGGGCGTCCATCAGGTTGATGAACGCGAACCAGTCCTCGGCCTCGTCGGTGAACTCGATGGTCCGGTCGATGACCTCCGGTGTCTTCGTGTCGGCGCCCTCGCCGCTGGCGAGGTACTCGTGGACCGTGTTGCCGAGTTCGACGAGGCGGTCGGCGACCGAGCGCAGGCAGTCGTTGTCGTTGATGCGCTGCCAGAGGTCCGCCAGCGTGCCCGAGAGGACGTCCCCGGGCATCACCTCGAAGAAGTTGTCCTGGTGGTCGAAGCCCGCCGTCAGCCGCGTGTACGGTGTTATCCAGGCGTTCGAGGAGTAGCACGCGGTGGCGTGGCCGTTCGCCCGGACGGCCTGGGCCAGCGTCCCGATGTCGTCCGCGAGGTAGGGGTCCTCCTGGGTGGCGGCGTGGTCGCTCGGGTACAGCCCCGTGAACATCGAGGCGTGGGAGGGGAGCGTCCACGGCGCCTGCGCGACCGCGTTCTCGTAGACGCGGGCCTCCGCGGCGAACTCCTCCAGCACCGGCGTCGTCGGGCGGTCGTGGCCGTACGGCGTCAGGTGGTCCTTCCGGACCGTGTCCAGCACCACGAACAGCACGTTGCCGTCCGCCTGGCCGCCCGCGTTCTCGGCTCCGGCGGAGTCGGCCGTCTCGCTCATACCCGCCTCTGTCCGTGCCGAGGCAAGAAACCCGCGGATTCAGTCGGCCACCACAGGAGCGAGTTACCGTGCGTAGCGTCCCCTTACTCGGCGAATCCCTGAATCGCTCCGGGGCCGTCTACGGGGCTCCCGGCTACCGCTCGACCGTCGCTGCGTCGGCCGCCCGGGCGAACTCGAAGCCGTCGTAGTCGTCCCGGGCGACCCGGTCGCAGATGTCGCGGTACATGTCCAGCCCGCCGGGGAACGGCGTGAACACCTCGGTCTTCCCTGGGACGTTGTCGCCCCGGTACCAGGAGTCGGCCTCCGAGAACAGCATGTTGTCGGCCAGCATGTTCGTGTTCGTGACCCACCGCTCCTGGGACGCCTCGGTCGGCTCGATGGCGTCGTACCCGTGCTCGTCCATGTAGGCGATGCAGTCGGCGATCCACTCGACGTGCTGCTCGATGGAGAGCGGCATGTTCGTCAGCACCGACGGGGACTGGGGCCCGGTGATGGTGAACAGGTTCGGGAAGCCACGGCTCATCAGCCCGAGGTAGGTCCGGGGCCCCGCCGACCACGCCTCCTCCAGGGTCAGGCCGTCGCGCCCCTCGATGTCCATCGCCAGGATGGCGCCCGTCATGGCGTCGAACCCCGTCGCGAAGACGAGCACGTCGAGTTCGTACTCGTTCGCGGTCGTCTTGATGCCCCGGGCTGTCACGCGCTCGATGGGTTCGCCGTCGTCGCTGACGTCCACGAGCGAGACGTCGTCGCGGTTGTACGTCCGGTAGTAGTCGTTGTAGTCCATCGGCGGCCGCTTCGCGCCGTACGGGTGGTCCGTCGGGACGAGCTTCTCGGCGAGGTCGGGGTCGTCGATCTTCTCGCGGATCCTCTCGCGGATGAACTCCGAGATGACCGCGTTCACCTCGGCGTTCGTGAGGACGTGGCCCGGCTCGAACGCGTGGAGGAACCGGAAGCCGCCCTGCTGCCACCGCTCCTCCAGCGTCTCGCGGATCTCGGCCTCCGACAGCGAGGCCGCCGAGTAGTGGTCGTGCTCGAACGGCATCCCCAGCCGGGAGTCGCGGGCCCGCTTCCAGATGTCGTCGTAGTTCGCGCGGATCTCCGCGTACTCCTCGTCCTCCAGCGGCCGGTTGCGCGCCGGGACGGCGTAGTTCGGCGTCCGCTGGAAGACGGTGAGATGCCCGGCGGTGCCGCCGGTCTCGGAGATGAACTGGATGCCCGTCGACCCGGTGCCGATGACGCCGACGCGCTTGCCGGCGAGGTCGACGCCCTCCTCCGGCCAGCGGGCGGTGTGGTACTGCTCGCCCTCGAACTCCTCGAGCCCGTCGAACTCGGGTCGGAACGGCTCGGAGAGACAGCCCACGCCGGTGATGAAGAAGCGCGTCTCGACGACCTCGCCGTCGGCCAGCTCGACGGTCCAGGTGGCCGCGTCCTCGTCGTAGGTGGCGGATTCGACCTCGCGCTCGAACGCGATGTCCCGGCGCAGGTCCAGCTCGTCGGCGACGAAGTTCAGGTACTCGAGGATCTCGGGCTGCTCGGGGTAGCGCTCGCTCCACTCCCACTGCTCGCGGATCTCGTCGGAGAAGGAGTAGCAGTAGATGTGGCTCTCGCTGTCGCAACGCGCGCCCGGATACCGGTTCCAGTACCACGTCCCACCGACGCCGTCGCCCTTCTCGTAGACGCGCACGTCCAGGCCCTGCTCGCGCAGGCGATGGAGCATGTACAGTCCCGAGAACCCCGCGCCGACGACGACGGCGTCGACGTCTGTGGCTCCGTCTCCCGGTCCTGTGTGCGTGTCCGCCTCAGGCATGGCTGGTCACTGGGGGAGAGGGGGTGTCTGTCGGGATTAAGTCTGGTGCCTGTCCAGCGGTCGACGTTGATATGGGCCGTCCGCCCCGCGGCACGTGGCGGTCCTGGCCTCGCCCGGATACATCTCCGGCCGAGGATTGATGTACGGAGACGAACGACACGCACGTGATGGCGAAACAGGCCGGCCGCATCGTCAGTGATC from Haloglomus litoreum includes the following:
- a CDS encoding DsbA family oxidoreductase, which encodes MPDRITVYSDYVCPFCYLGRESLSRYQATREEPLEIDWHPFDLRSNKRRPDGSIDHSVDDGKDEAYFEQAKENVRRLQERYGVEMTLEVAMEVDSLPAQLVSYHVKQQEPYETWLALDEALLAALWRDGRDIGDTDVLVEVATVVGLDGDLVHEALDDDTLRAELTEQFDAAQATGITGVPTFTYEGYAARGAVPPEQLERLVEGA
- a CDS encoding CPBP family intramembrane glutamic endopeptidase, yielding MSSDRPTSLARLLDRVVRLGWNHTERRLRLPFRLVLALVVAVLVSRVVSVGIGLLTDNYRGGVLAGAFPGADLGTVLRVVSSLSAALGIAVIVAVAGVALDRRRLPDFGFHVDRSWWADCAFGTALGVALMAGIFLVGYAAGWFRVVGTAFAEPGFSFLGLVAGYLVVFAAVSLTEELMVRGYLLTNLAEGLRVGPVTGRVALGLAVLCTSGLFGWLHAGNPNATLVSTATIALAGIFLAAGYALTGELAVPLGLHFSWNYAQGVLFGFPVSGLRVGVALVRTRETGPDLVTGGRFGPEAGLLGVVAILLGIAAIAGWVRLRSGDLGLAEAVWTPELRWRER
- a CDS encoding thioredoxin family protein, producing MSDAATADRPTNLADEADLDAFLAANDRALIEFYTEGCSICASMEPVLGNVARATDVAVGLVNPRDDPPLVERFAVQSVPLLVYFEDGEPVRRLAEGFVGADDVLAFVDADT
- a CDS encoding lysylphosphatidylglycerol synthase transmembrane domain-containing protein; the protein is MSDGRQFVEFATRETLAKTGVGFLVAIAFLYLVTVGLGVEEVSQALAGAEYEWVVLGCLSTALCLASWGKAWQVVLAVVGIDVPYRKLVVTYFAATFANYVTPLGQAGGEPFIAYVLSRDTDASYEDSLASVVTADLLNLLPFFSFAAVGLGVLLTRPSLPAATRPLAFGLFGMAVGIPVVTGAGWFWREQVRSGLLRLVAPVARRTDRVSVDGVADRIDDLYAAFGRVAQDPGALVKAVGFAYVGWVFFAFPLYCAGQALGVDISPLTVLFVVPASTLAGMVPTPGGLGGVEAALVALLVAVAIESAAVALAIALVYRVVSYWFALGVGGTAALTVVKRA
- a CDS encoding sulfatase, which gives rise to MSETADSAGAENAGGQADGNVLFVVLDTVRKDHLTPYGHDRPTTPVLEEFAAEARVYENAVAQAPWTLPSHASMFTGLYPSDHAATQEDPYLADDIGTLAQAVRANGHATACYSSNAWITPYTRLTAGFDHQDNFFEVMPGDVLSGTLADLWQRINDNDCLRSVADRLVELGNTVHEYLASGEGADTKTPEVIDRTIEFTDEAEDWFAFINLMDAHLPIYPPDEYREEFAPGVDPEAVCQNSKEYNCGARDISESEFEDIRGLYDAEIRHIDAQLERLFDHLKRTGQWDDTTVVVCADHGELHGEHGLYGHEFCIYDPLVNVPLLVKSPGLEPGRDETTVELLDLYHTTLDAAGATEAAGTPDHGGEAFDATRSLLREEAREFEGGEYGFVEYHRPVVELNQLETKAEEAGIELPEDSRFYSRMRSARRADGKYIRNERIPDEGYRLDADPGETEDVGTDDPVVAEVEATLAEFEAWVGGEWSDVDDDDVLGDMSDDAKSRLQDLGYME
- a CDS encoding flavin-containing monooxygenase, with protein sequence MPEADTHTGPGDGATDVDAVVVGAGFSGLYMLHRLREQGLDVRVYEKGDGVGGTWYWNRYPGARCDSESHIYCYSFSDEIREQWEWSERYPEQPEILEYLNFVADELDLRRDIAFEREVESATYDEDAATWTVELADGEVVETRFFITGVGCLSEPFRPEFDGLEEFEGEQYHTARWPEEGVDLAGKRVGVIGTGSTGIQFISETGGTAGHLTVFQRTPNYAVPARNRPLEDEEYAEIRANYDDIWKRARDSRLGMPFEHDHYSAASLSEAEIRETLEERWQQGGFRFLHAFEPGHVLTNAEVNAVISEFIRERIREKIDDPDLAEKLVPTDHPYGAKRPPMDYNDYYRTYNRDDVSLVDVSDDGEPIERVTARGIKTTANEYELDVLVFATGFDAMTGAILAMDIEGRDGLTLEEAWSAGPRTYLGLMSRGFPNLFTITGPQSPSVLTNMPLSIEQHVEWIADCIAYMDEHGYDAIEPTEASQERWVTNTNMLADNMLFSEADSWYRGDNVPGKTEVFTPFPGGLDMYRDICDRVARDDYDGFEFARAADAATVER